CAAGAAATTACAACAATAGATCCTGCAGTATGTACTATTGTAGATTCTATAAATTTTGGAGATTCTCAAACCGAAGATCAAAATCAAAAATTTCAGGAAAATTACATCATGTGTTTTATTTATCGAGAACTATCCAATAGAATCTCCCACCAAGATAAGGCTATTAAATATTTCAATAAAGCATTGAAAGATTTGCGAGCAATTAATGCAGCACATTTAGAAAGTCGATTTCGTGAGTTTGAAATAAATGAAACTAATGTGCGAGACAATCAAGCCATGGCTATCTTAGCAATTAAATACGGCCTAGATTATCAAGAATACATGGTGTACATTGAAAAAGTTTCAAGAATTACTAAAAACCAGTCTTTAATTGCAGATATATATAATTTCAAAAGACTTGTTGCTGATATTGAAGAATATAAGAGCCAAATTGATTTTGTTGATCTAGTATCGAAGGTAGCTCAAAATAACTCTATATCGAAGCTGAGCAAATCTTTAAGAGACGAATTTAATAAAGAAATAGCTGAGTCAAAGCTTTTACTACAACAGGAAGAAGCTTTATTATTACCTTTAACAGAATCTGTTGAAGATGTTAATGGCTCAAGTGAAATTGCACAAACACAAGATGCAACACCACAAGTGAGTCAACATAAGATTAAGAATTTTGAATTAATTACAAATAAAGCAACTCCAACCCAATCACAAGCACAAAATGCTTCTTTTGTAAAGATAGATCATGCTGCTATAGCTATTAAAGCTAAATCAAATGAAATTGCATATCATCTCCAACAAATTTTTCAAAAAAGTAAAGAAGCTAAAAAAGCTATATGGCATGAAATTATTCCATCTTGGTCTATAGATGGACAAAAGTATACCTCGACTAGTCCTGAGGTAGTAGGTATTTGGGACAATATTTATGCAATAATATCCCCCCAACTGTTATCAAGTATGTCTAAAAAAATACGTGAACAATGTGAAAATGCCTTTTATAAAGGGTACGCTACGAGATTTAAAGGTTCTAATGGATTTAAGTTAGTCCAAAAACTTGTATGGGAACTTAAATGTAATTTGCTCATAAGATGGGCCGTAAAATCCAAAGATATTGATGTGATAACTAAAGCAGTATTATTAATAGTTGATCATCAGACAGACCATGAAGGCATTGAAAATTTAGTAAAATTAAAACGTACCGGTAAAATAGTAGATACGATTACTTATTCTAATTTATCTCCAACAGACAAAGACGAAAAGTTATCTCAAGCAGATTATGATCTTGGTTATGGTAACGTAGATACAGATGAATCTGTTGAAGATATAGAGTATATACTTAGCGGGTGAAGCTGTTGTGAATTATGGATGATTTGTTTTATAAAAGCTGAAAAGTTGTTGAAATTTGCTTCATCCTATTTGCTCTAATTCCTGGTCTTGTAATCTGAAAATTTTGTCACTTTGCTCAGCAAGTCCAAGATTATGAGTTGCAATTACAAATCCTGTATTAGTTTGTTTAGCAATGTTTTTAATTAGATCAAATACTTCTGTCGCATTTTTGCTTTCTAATAAAATTTCTATTAAGCTTTTGGTGCGCTTGCTATCAAATTCTGGTAAGTTCTGTCCTGTAACGTAGTGTGCATCAATTCCTTTGTGCTTAAGCTCATTAACTAAAGTAGCAGAATAGTCATAATCTCCTGAATGCAATGAGTCAAAAGGAAGGGATATAAAGAAGATTTGCATTAAATTTTTATTAATTACTAGCTTACTTCAATGTAATATTCACCTCCTATAACTTGTAGATGTCCATCTTTAACTTCAAGATGAGCCTCGGGGTGGTTTATAATATCTTTTAGTTCAGAATTACTCTCAGATAAAAAATACATTACGTCTTTACCACAAAGATTTGATAAAGATAGGTCTGCATTATGCTTTATTAATTCAATTAAGCATGGAATGTTACCATTTTCTGGGGCTAATTGAGCCGGAGTATAAAAACCTATAGTATTTTGGTCAACGTTTGCACTAAAATCTTCAATCAATATTTTTAGTATTTCTGGACTACCTTTTGCTGCAACAAAGTTTTGAAAAGCAAGACATATTTTGACTTTAACATTCTAAATCGAATAGAAAAATAGTTATAAAATTATTGCTATTTCAGACGGTATCTTTTTCCCCAATTATCTAAGTTTATGTATAGAATTGTATGGATCTGTAAATTTTTATAATTATATCATAGTATTTTATATTGACATTATATAAAAAAAGTGGCATTATCTGAATAAGATAGATTTTATATTAAATATTATAGTTAAAAATTTTTATGAAAAATAAAGTTGAAAAGACATTAATGCGTACAAAATTAGGTGAAGGAGGTAGGGTGATTATACCTCTAGCCTTTCGCCAGAATTTGCATCTAGCAGTAGGAGATGAGGTGATTTTACAAATGGATAGTAATTCTATAAACATCACTACGCCATATCAAGCTTTACAAAAGCTACAAGCTAAGGTAAGGAATAACTTACAATCAATAAATCAAAATATTTCTTTAGTTGATGAATTAGTATCTATAAGACGTTCCGAAGATGAGTAATAGTGTAGTATTAGATGCATCTGCATTATTAGCTTTGGTGCAAGAGGAAAGGGGAGCTGAAAAGCTTAAACCATTAATTAGAAAGGCAGTTATGTCTACAGTAAATGTAGCTGAGTCTTTAACTGCTTTACAACGTATTAATATTCCTTCCAACGAAGCATCTTTGCTAATTAATGAAATAGTAGCTGACGTTATTCCTTTTGATATGGAACAGGCATTATATGTCGCTGATTTATATCCTCAAGTTAAACATAAGGGATTATCTTTAGGAGATC
Above is a genomic segment from Candidatus Phycorickettsia trachydisci containing:
- a CDS encoding AbrB/MazE/SpoVT family DNA-binding domain-containing protein, whose protein sequence is MKNKVEKTLMRTKLGEGGRVIIPLAFRQNLHLAVGDEVILQMDSNSINITTPYQALQKLQAKVRNNLQSINQNISLVDELVSIRRSEDE
- a CDS encoding PIN domain-containing protein, whose protein sequence is MSNSVVLDASALLALVQEERGAEKLKPLIRKAVMSTVNVAESLTALQRINIPSNEASLLINEIVADVIPFDMEQALYVADLYPQVKHKGLSLGDRTCIALGMKLKAPIYTADNAWTDLNLNGVDIRLIR